A DNA window from Synchiropus splendidus isolate RoL2022-P1 chromosome 2, RoL_Sspl_1.0, whole genome shotgun sequence contains the following coding sequences:
- the LOC128754396 gene encoding meteorin-like protein, with translation MLRSLLLLWIPAALLSGAGAQYSSDQCSWRGSGLSHEAHHRDVEQVYLRCSQGSVEWLYPTGAIFINLRPNTEPSWGHSLGLHVCIRPHAHSQGANMYLEKAGELKLLLAEKEQASGSVHCFSKDDGALFVEAVPQTDISRRITAFQYELVPSQGPGVHMYTRLHSGPVACEPCSDADVLMAVCTSDFVARGSFRGVAKVTEDHSEVMVSLKQVLQQKSRIFAWGGARVRSWSGRVSLPARCHIPTGGEEFLLTGSIHFGEAWLGCAPRYKDFIKIYSSAQSEGSNPCQLHPSEELPFS, from the exons ATGCTCCGGTccttgctgctgctctggatCCCGGCTGCTCTTCTCTCCGGGGCTGGGGCTCAGTATTCCAGCGACCAGTGCAGCTGGCGGGGAAG TGGTCTGAGTCACGAGGCCCACCACAGAGACGTGGAGCAGGTCTACCTCCGCTGCTCTCAAGGGTCTGTGGAGTGGCTGTACCCAACAGGAGCCATCTTCATTAACCTGCGCCCAAACACGGAACCCTCATGGGGACACAGCCTGGGTCTCCATGTGTGCATCAGACCTCATGCTCACTCTCAA GGGGCCaacatgtatttggaaaaagccggggagttgaagctgctgctggcggagAAGGAGCAGGCCTCCGGGTCGGTGCACTGCTTCAGCAAAGACGACGGGGCTCTGTTTGTGGAGGCTGTTCCCCAGACCGACATCAGCCGGAGGATCACTGCTTTCCAGTATGAGCTGGTCCCCAGTCAGGGTCCTGGCGTGCACATGTACACACGCCTGCACTCAGGTCCAG TGGCCTGTGAGCCGTGTTCAGATGCAGACGTTCTCATGGCTGTGTGCACCAGTGACTTCG TGGCGAGGGGATCATTTCGGGGTGTCGCGAAGGTCACGGAAGACCACTCTGAAGTCATGGTCAGTCTGAAGCAAGTGCTCCAGCAGAAGAGCCGGATATTTGCGTGGGGCGGAGCAAGAGTGCGGAGCTGGAGCGGACGTGTCAGTCTACCAGCGCGATGCCACATTCCGACGGGAGGCGAAGAGTTTCTCTTAACCGGATCCATTCACTTTGGCGAAGCTTGGCTCGGCTGTGCCCCTCGCTACAAAGACTTTATCAAGATATACAGCAGTGCACAGAGTGAGGGATCCAACCCCTGTCAACTGCACCCCAGCGAAGAGCTGCCCTTCAGTTAA
- the LOC128754542 gene encoding CMRF35-like molecule 8 has protein sequence MVNISQLRRSDAGKYWCGVSRNGPDVYTEVTLKVEPDSCCDKVSEVEVSEGESASFVCQGTGALKYLCKASKPSVCLRDALITSRHSSNSRISLTEGGSNGLFVWRIRNVKREDSGRYLSGVKRNPGPDDIRSFMLKVKDWCCEKTLRVTGTAGKPLTIQCHYQAQRAGQKIFVCKGERRDSCTDVAPSANMELRLTSVDTVFEITMREVSTRDAGTYWCGAEPRWSAGTYTQYHLTVDVPQIQSTTAPTTYQSVITAKTPVAELVLPLYVIVPALLGFLLVALVVALLVWRCKLRKLKEAQVSMKTAEEEELYSDDNDYENVEKPNTAQRGPQIIHSQEDEEASVHLNAATEQVYCNDSVFRNRETSNLSREAGRGQKPGKGCEMGRMNRK, from the exons ATGGTCAACATCTCCCAGCTGAGAAGATCCGATGCAGGGAAGTACTGGTGTGGAGTGTCTCGGAACGGACCGGATGTCTACACAGAAGTCACACTTAAGGTTGAACCAG ACAGCTGCTGTGACAAGGTCTCGGAAGTTGAAGTCAGCGAAGGGGAGTCAGCGTCCTTTGTTTGTCAGGGCACAGGCGCACTAAAATACTTGTGCAAAGCAAGCaagccctctgtctgtctgagggATGCCCTGATAACCTCAAGGCACTCCAGCAACAGCCGGATCAGCCTGACTGAAGGTGGATCTAACGGGCTGTTTGTGTGGAGGATCCGAAATGTAAAACGTGAAGACTCTGGGCGGTACCTCAGTGGCGTCAAGAGAAATCCCGGGCCAGATGACATTCGCTCTTTCATGCTAAAAGTCAAAG ACTGGTGTTGTGAGAAAACACTGAGGGTGACAGGCACTGCTGGGAAGCCTCTCACCATCCAGTGCCACTATCAGGCGCAGAGGGCAGGACAGAAGATCTTTGTGTGTAAGGGAGAGCGTCGTGACAGCTGCACCGACGTGGCACCGTCAGCCAACATGGAACTGAGACTCACCTCAGTAGACACCGTCTTCGAGATCACCATGAGAGAAGTGAGCACCAGGGATGCTGGGACCTACTGGTGTGGTGCCGAGCCGCGGTGGAGCGCTGGCACCTACACTCAGTATCATCTGACTGTTG ACGTTCCGCAGATCCAAAGCACCACAGCACCAACAACTTATCAAAGTGTAATAACAGCCAAGACACCGGTCGCAG AGTTGGTTCTGCCGCTGTATGTCATTGTTCCTGCGCTGCTGGGCTTTTTACTGGTTGCGCTGGTGGTGGCGCTGCTTGTGTGGAGATGCAAGTTGCGGAAACTGAAAG AAGCTCAAGTCAGCATGaagacagcagaagaagaagaactgtaCAGTGATGACAAT gattatgaaaatgttgaaaagccaAATACGGCCCAGAGAGGTCCTCAAATCATTCACAGccaagaggatgaagaggcgTCTGTGCACCTGAATGCTGCTACAGAGCAAGTCTATTGTAATGACAGTGTTTTCCGCAACAGAGAAACTTCAAACTTATCAAGGGAGGCAGGTCGAGGACAGAAGCCTGGAAAGGGCTGTGAGATGGGCAGgatgaacaggaagtga
- the LOC128754624 gene encoding tektin-4-like has product MSSELLVSRPQIDSRAVAQDAAVPGTSVQAEIPRWRLSSESAATAGYRSAKYTPAEWFSNYHTILRQAGTDHQEAKQIQRGSKFLNQTTEAATLKKQADGTRLLGERLHNIHHWRSELQRHIERLRTDIESLQALRIRLERATDATETPYAIATDNLTCRAARLGPDLVRDSVEEELLKEVDLIRSVQALLKSTREQVIRQIKINQEAKQTLEMDWSDKYQAYNLDNHCGSYSNMSPDTKKHPSSAALQEQVCNQTSWTKFTQDNLTKATHEEQATDSLRGLVERVLDDTTKDLQVQCSTVDQAFNHRCEELTEAKSQLEMKHRQVLEEIVDQERNIVLLQQAIYNKEAPLRVAQSRLYTRALRPNIELCRDDPQISLEDEVRQIESTVASLQLQLSEARGSLSHLEESRTALEKDIQCKAHSLFIDRQKCMSHRKRYPSITRLSGY; this is encoded by the exons ATGAGTTCTGAGTTGTTGGTTTCTCGGCCTCAAATCGACAGCCGGGCCGTGGCGCAGGACGCAGCGGTCCCCGGGACTTCGGTGCAGGCGGAGATCCCGCGGTGGCGTCTGTCCTCCGAGTCAGCCGCCACCGCGGGCTACCGATCGGCCAAGTACACGCCAGCCGAGTGGTTCTCCAACTACCACACCATCCTGCGCCAGGCCGGAACCGACCACCAGGAAGCCAAGCAGATCCAGCGAGGCTCCAAGTTCCTCAACCAGACCACCGAGGCAGCGACTCTGAAGAAGCAGGCGGATGGAACGCGTCTGCTCGGGGAGAGGCTACACAACATCCATCACTGGAGGTCGGAGCTGCAGCGACACATTGAGCGGCTCCGGACCGACATCGAGTCCCTTCAGGCCTTGAGGATCCGCCTGGAGAGAGCGACTGACGCAACCGAGACGCCATACGCTATTGCGACCGACAATCTGACGTGCAGGGCCGCGAGACTCGGACCAGACCTGGTGCGGGACTCGGTGGAAGAGGAGCTGTTGAAG GAGGTTGACTTGATCAGGAGCGTCCAAGCTCTTCTGAAAAGCACCAGAGAACAGGTCATCCGTCAGATCAA GATCAACCAGGAAGCCAAGCAGACTCTAGAGATGGACTGGTCTGATAAATACCAGGCCTACAACCTTGACAACCACTGTGGCAGCTACTCAAACATGAGTCCCGACACCAAGAAACACCCCAGCTCAGCAGCCTTGCAGGAGCA AGTGTGTAACCAGACGTCGTGGACAAAGTTCACTCAGGACAACCTCACCAAGGCGACACACGAAGAGCAAGCAACAGACAGTCTCAG GGGGCTTGTGGAGCGAGTGCTGGACGACACCACAAAGGACCTGCAGGTCCAGTGCTCCACTGTGGACCAAGCCTTCAACCATCGCTGCGAGGAGTTGACGGAGGCAAAGTCCCAGCTGGAGATGAAACACAGACAG gtgcTGGAGGAGATTGTGGATCAGGAGAGGAACATAGTCCTTCTGCAGCAGGCCATCTACAACAAAGAGGCTCCACTGAGGGTTGCTCAGTCCAGACTGTACACTCGCGCTCTGAGACCCAACATCGAGCTGTGCAGAGATGACCCCCAGATCAG TTTGGAAGACGAGGTGAGACAGATCGAGTCCACTGTggcctctctgcagctgcagctgagcGAGGCCAGAGGGTCCCTCTCCCACCTGGAGGAGTCGCGCACCGCCCTGGAAAAGGACATCCAGTGTAAAGCCCACTCGCTCTTCATCGACAGACAAAAATGTATGAGTCATCGCAAACGCTATCCAAGCATCACCAGGCTGTCGGGGTATTGA